A part of Candidatus Poribacteria bacterium genomic DNA contains:
- a CDS encoding addiction module toxin, HicA family codes for MKRRRLIRHLRRHGCCLLREGRKHAIWGNPVMNTKTAVPRHTEIDNRLAVDICKQLGIPTL; via the coding sequence ATGAAGCGGAGAAGGTTGATTAGACATCTCAGAAGGCATGGTTGTTGTTTACTTCGTGAAGGGAGAAAGCACGCTATATGGGGAAATCCTGTCATGAATACGAAAACGGCTGTTCCTCGTCATACCGAGATTGATAATCGACTCGCTGTAGACATCTGTAAACAGTTAGGAATCCCAACCCTATAA
- a CDS encoding type II toxin-antitoxin system HicB family antitoxin translates to MAHVYTALIQQRGEWWVGRIQEIPSVNCQEKTRDELLDTLKVTLGEILEINQEEVISLVENGYQAVAIQL, encoded by the coding sequence ATGGCGCATGTTTATACTGCACTCATCCAACAACGCGGCGAGTGGTGGGTCGGACGGATCCAAGAAATCCCGAGTGTCAACTGCCAGGAGAAAACTCGCGACGAATTACTGGATACACTGAAAGTTACGCTCGGTGAAATCCTGGAAATCAACCAAGAGGAAGTCATCAGCCTCGTTGAGAATGGATATCAAGCAGTCGCAATCCAACTATGA
- a CDS encoding dipeptide ABC transporter ATP-binding protein — translation MDDTLLSVQNLKTYFRTPEGLARAVDGISFDIKPNEIFALVGESGCGKSVTALSIIQLIAQPAGFIADGAIYYKGQDITRFSEVEKRKVQGNEIAMIFQEPMTSLNPVFTIGNQISEAIQEHQNLRGVAARNAAIEMLDLVGIPEPAARYDEYPHQMSGGMKQRVMIAMALSCRPGLLIADEPTTALDVTIQAQILELIQHLQQELQMAVLLITHDLGVVANIADRVAVMYAGKIAEMGTWEQLYETPQHPYTVKLLESTPARDKRGTALHTITGRVPKATEYNNGCRFADRCPKVMGGCESIVPTLHAVNSGEHSVACHLYNPEPPFNAKQIKNTEGRTEGRKEGAPVFQSSSLPVFHPSNLLQVKDLCVHYPIQKGIFKRTVGYVYAVDNVTLDIPRGKTLALVGESGSGKTSFGKAILRLGVPVEGDIVYDDVNIATATRQLMHPYRKRMQIIFQDPYASLNPRMTVGAIIQEGMQAHGIGASDAKRQARVAELMRRVGLSPDMVTRYPHEFSGGQRQRIGIARCLAVDPEFIVCDEATSALDVSVQAQILNLLKSLQVDFNLTYLFITHNLSVVEYFADEVAVMYLGRIVERGTTEEIFDSPKHPYTRALLSAVPKMDEQTGVEKIRLEGDVPSPINRPVGCHFHPRCPEVMPVCKDEYPNATNFTQTHSCQCYLYQNSG, via the coding sequence ATGGACGACACATTGCTCAGTGTACAGAACCTCAAAACCTATTTTCGTACCCCCGAAGGGCTTGCCCGAGCCGTTGATGGTATCTCTTTTGACATCAAACCCAACGAAATTTTCGCGCTCGTTGGGGAGTCGGGGTGTGGGAAAAGCGTCACCGCACTCTCTATAATTCAGCTCATCGCGCAACCTGCTGGGTTCATCGCCGACGGTGCTATCTATTATAAAGGGCAGGACATTACACGCTTTTCTGAAGTTGAGAAACGGAAGGTCCAGGGCAATGAGATCGCCATGATATTCCAAGAACCGATGACCAGCCTCAACCCTGTTTTCACCATCGGTAATCAGATTTCAGAGGCGATCCAAGAACATCAGAACCTCCGCGGTGTCGCTGCGCGGAATGCAGCGATTGAGATGCTTGACCTCGTCGGCATTCCGGAACCCGCTGCCCGTTACGACGAATATCCACACCAAATGTCGGGCGGTATGAAACAGCGCGTCATGATTGCTATGGCACTCTCTTGTCGTCCGGGACTCCTCATCGCCGATGAACCCACAACCGCACTGGATGTCACTATACAGGCACAGATCCTCGAACTGATCCAACACCTCCAGCAAGAGTTACAGATGGCAGTCCTCCTGATTACGCATGATTTGGGGGTCGTCGCCAACATCGCCGACCGGGTTGCTGTTATGTACGCCGGAAAAATTGCTGAGATGGGGACGTGGGAGCAACTCTACGAAACGCCGCAGCACCCTTACACGGTAAAACTCCTCGAATCGACACCAGCGCGGGATAAACGCGGAACGGCGTTGCACACAATTACTGGTAGAGTCCCGAAAGCGACGGAGTATAACAACGGCTGTCGATTCGCGGATCGGTGTCCAAAAGTCATGGGCGGGTGCGAAAGCATTGTTCCAACATTACATGCTGTCAACAGTGGCGAACACAGCGTCGCTTGCCATCTCTACAATCCTGAACCGCCCTTCAATGCGAAACAGATCAAGAACACGGAGGGAAGGACGGAAGGACGGAAGGAGGGGGCCCCAGTCTTCCAGTCTTCCAGTCTTCCAGTCTTCCACCCTTCTAATCTGCTTCAGGTGAAGGACCTGTGTGTCCACTACCCGATTCAGAAGGGCATCTTCAAACGGACGGTCGGTTACGTTTACGCCGTTGATAATGTTACGCTTGATATTCCACGCGGCAAAACGCTCGCACTCGTCGGTGAGTCTGGATCCGGCAAGACCTCCTTTGGCAAAGCGATTCTCCGATTGGGTGTGCCTGTTGAAGGCGACATCGTCTATGATGACGTTAACATAGCGACGGCGACTCGTCAGCTGATGCATCCGTATCGGAAAAGGATGCAAATTATCTTCCAAGACCCCTACGCCTCCCTTAACCCGCGGATGACTGTCGGAGCCATTATTCAGGAGGGGATGCAGGCACACGGTATTGGGGCATCTGACGCGAAGCGGCAGGCGCGGGTCGCGGAATTGATGCGGCGTGTCGGCTTATCTCCAGATATGGTAACGCGTTATCCACACGAGTTTTCCGGCGGTCAAAGACAGCGCATCGGCATCGCGCGGTGCCTCGCTGTCGATCCGGAGTTCATTGTCTGTGACGAGGCGACCAGCGCGTTAGATGTGTCCGTGCAAGCGCAAATACTGAATCTATTGAAATCGTTACAGGTTGATTTTAATCTCACCTACCTCTTCATCACGCATAATCTTTCCGTTGTTGAATACTTTGCGGATGAAGTCGCCGTTATGTACCTCGGGAGGATCGTTGAGCGTGGGACAACAGAGGAGATTTTCGATTCGCCCAAGCATCCTTATACACGGGCACTCCTCTCCGCGGTACCGAAGATGGATGAGCAGACGGGTGTTGAAAAGATTCGATTGGAGGGGGATGTGCCTTCACCAATCAATCGTCCGGTGGGATGCCATTTTCATCCACGCTGCCCGGAGGTAATGCCTGTGTGTAAAGACGAATATCCGAACGCAACCAATTTTACACAGACGCATTCGTGCCAGTGCTACCTGTATCAAAACTCTGGATAG
- a CDS encoding prolyl oligopeptidase family serine peptidase codes for MAARRFLTAEQGVEHLLKTTPPLHFNGTKKTEWQEWRRRFRRNLVKDLGPSPEALALDVEILEEIKQDGYTRRKIIFNPDPFSSIPAYVLIPEGTSAKNPAPAVLCAHGHGVGKDGAVGIVEDYQKQYAVELARRGFVTLAPDWRCFGERKDRDEWVRRPSRDGCNVAYLAYGYFGYQLMQLNISDGQRCLDYLQSLPEVDARRLGCMGCSFGGTMTTYISALDQRVKAAVIVCYLSTLTDALNNRGRGNTCGSQFMFGLRKAGDIADVAGLIAPRACMVQIGSDDMCFIESDALAAFGQLGNIYAASGERDQLVLDHFQGEHEIDLETGIAFLEARL; via the coding sequence ATGGCAGCACGGCGTTTTTTGACAGCAGAACAAGGCGTGGAACACCTTCTGAAAACAACCCCACCCCTCCATTTCAATGGTACGAAAAAAACGGAGTGGCAAGAATGGCGAAGAAGATTCCGGCGCAACCTCGTCAAGGACCTGGGCCCTTCGCCGGAAGCATTGGCATTGGACGTTGAAATTTTGGAGGAGATAAAACAGGACGGCTATACACGGAGAAAGATAATCTTTAACCCAGACCCGTTTTCCTCAATTCCAGCGTATGTCTTAATTCCAGAAGGTACAAGCGCGAAGAATCCAGCACCCGCAGTCCTCTGTGCGCACGGTCACGGCGTCGGTAAAGACGGAGCCGTCGGAATCGTAGAAGACTATCAGAAACAGTACGCCGTGGAATTGGCGCGGCGCGGTTTTGTTACATTAGCCCCCGACTGGCGGTGCTTCGGTGAACGCAAGGACAGAGACGAGTGGGTCCGCCGTCCCAGTCGCGATGGATGCAATGTGGCTTATCTCGCATACGGGTACTTCGGGTATCAACTGATGCAGCTGAATATCTCAGACGGACAGCGGTGTTTGGACTACCTTCAGTCGCTCCCCGAAGTTGATGCCCGGCGTTTAGGATGCATGGGATGTTCATTCGGCGGCACAATGACGACTTACATCTCCGCATTGGACCAGCGAGTGAAAGCGGCAGTTATCGTCTGTTACCTCAGTACATTGACGGACGCGCTCAATAACAGGGGACGTGGGAATACGTGTGGTTCGCAGTTCATGTTCGGACTTCGGAAAGCAGGGGACATCGCTGATGTCGCGGGACTCATTGCCCCGCGAGCGTGCATGGTACAGATCGGTTCCGACGATATGTGTTTTATCGAGTCAGATGCTTTAGCGGCGTTCGGGCAATTGGGGAACATCTATGCAGCATCGGGGGAACGCGACCAATTGGTGCTGGATCATTTCCAGGGTGAACATGAGATTGATTTAGAGACGGGAATTGCATTTTTAGAGGCGCGGTTGTAG
- a CDS encoding transposase — MTKTIQTPNKGHHQLRKGRQSIQGTYYSVTVATENRNPLLTTPGAPDIIFQCFDWLETNERLQWICIMVMPDHMHTVFQLGNKQTLSQLLQSLKPYTAKQINVRLARNGSVWQENYYDHGIRRDESLNKIVRYCYENPVRKGLVERPKDYPYWRCKYEME, encoded by the coding sequence ATGACTAAAACAATCCAAACACCCAACAAAGGCCATCATCAATTACGCAAAGGTAGACAATCAATACAGGGTACCTATTATTCCGTGACAGTTGCTACCGAGAACAGAAACCCTCTCCTGACAACTCCCGGGGCACCAGACATCATTTTTCAATGCTTCGATTGGTTGGAAACAAATGAACGCCTCCAGTGGATATGTATCATGGTCATGCCAGACCACATGCATACTGTTTTCCAACTCGGAAACAAACAGACTTTATCTCAGCTCCTGCAATCTTTGAAGCCGTATACTGCGAAACAAATTAACGTCCGCCTCGCTCGAAATGGATCCGTTTGGCAGGAAAATTATTACGACCACGGTATTCGGCGTGATGAATCCTTGAACAAAATTGTCCGCTACTGCTATGAAAATCCTGTGAGAAAGGGATTGGTTGAACGACCAAAGGATTATCCGTATTGGCGGTGTAAATATGAAATGGAATGA
- the lysA gene encoding diaminopimelate decarboxylase: MNDKHEMRHTKNIMSFHYKDGYLYCEKLKVKDIQKQVPYSPFYLYSLAQLEANYAAYQKALAGIDSIIGYAIKANNNLALLKRLSTLGSGAVLVSGNELQMSLAAGFDLRRTILNGNGKTLEELKLAVEHGVLINIDSEFDLAHIQQTAKDLDQPANVLIRINPDVDPQVHPYVSTGMKNSKFGIRNERLDWFLNEIHNDRLLNLVGVHCHLGSTIKKVQIFQDATEIMLAFIRGIQAKGFSPRYLNIGGGLGIDYERTGEEIPTPSDLIDSIRDLLPKEITLIIEPGRSLVGNTSIFVNRVTGVKTNGNKHFIVTDGSMSELIRPSLYDAYQHIQFIEPIDGTVETYDIVGPVCESADFLGKARTLPTPHEGAGLVVCDAGAYCHAMSSNYNLKMRPPEYLVDGDTFTCIRRVETLEDYMRLFDVF, translated from the coding sequence ATGAATGACAAACATGAAATGAGGCATACTAAAAATATTATGAGTTTTCACTATAAAGACGGGTACCTCTACTGCGAAAAATTGAAAGTTAAAGACATCCAAAAGCAGGTGCCTTACAGTCCATTTTACCTCTACAGCCTCGCACAATTAGAGGCGAACTACGCCGCCTATCAGAAAGCCCTTGCGGGGATCGATTCCATCATCGGCTACGCGATTAAGGCAAACAACAATCTTGCTTTGCTCAAACGCCTCAGCACGCTTGGCAGCGGTGCTGTCCTTGTCAGCGGAAACGAATTACAGATGTCGCTTGCGGCAGGGTTCGATCTGAGACGGACAATCCTAAACGGCAACGGGAAAACGCTTGAAGAACTTAAACTCGCCGTTGAACACGGGGTGCTGATTAACATTGACAGTGAATTCGATTTAGCGCACATTCAACAAACGGCGAAAGATCTTGATCAACCCGCCAATGTCCTCATCCGCATCAATCCCGACGTGGATCCGCAGGTGCATCCGTACGTCTCTACCGGCATGAAAAATTCCAAGTTCGGTATCCGTAATGAGCGGCTTGATTGGTTTTTAAACGAAATTCACAACGACCGCTTGTTAAATTTAGTCGGGGTCCACTGCCACTTAGGATCAACGATTAAGAAGGTGCAAATCTTCCAAGACGCGACTGAAATTATGCTCGCTTTCATACGTGGGATTCAAGCGAAAGGGTTTTCGCCACGGTATCTCAACATCGGCGGGGGTTTGGGTATCGATTACGAACGCACGGGTGAGGAAATTCCGACACCCTCCGACCTCATCGATTCCATCCGTGACCTGCTGCCGAAGGAGATTACGCTCATTATCGAACCCGGTCGCTCGCTTGTCGGCAATACCTCTATTTTTGTCAACCGCGTCACGGGTGTGAAGACCAACGGCAACAAACATTTCATCGTCACGGATGGCAGCATGTCGGAACTGATCCGACCGAGTCTCTACGATGCCTATCAGCACATCCAGTTTATCGAACCGATTGATGGGACGGTTGAAACCTACGACATCGTCGGTCCCGTCTGCGAATCCGCAGATTTTCTCGGCAAAGCGCGAACACTCCCTACGCCGCATGAGGGTGCCGGACTTGTCGTTTGTGATGCGGGTGCGTATTGTCACGCCATGAGTTCGAACTACAATCTAAAGATGCGTCCCCCGGAGTATCTTGTTGATGGCGATACCTTCACCTGTATCCGCCGGGTTGAAACCCTCGAGGATTATATGCGCCTTTTCGATGTTTTTTAA
- a CDS encoding aspartyl protease, translated as MRHTTEIELANLSDLNLADRGIIAPEEVRRVTVKDALVDTGATRLCLPEPIIEQLGLTPFGNARARTAAGIVDRIIYSTVEFTILERKGTLPVTNLPADAPVLVGHMVLEQLDLCLDIRKGLIYNPDHGDDWIEDAW; from the coding sequence ATGAGACATACAACAGAAATCGAACTCGCAAATCTATCAGACCTCAATTTGGCGGACAGGGGCATTATCGCTCCCGAAGAGGTTCGCCGCGTCACTGTTAAAGACGCACTTGTTGATACCGGTGCAACACGGCTCTGCTTACCAGAACCGATCATCGAACAACTCGGATTGACACCGTTCGGTAACGCGAGGGCGAGAACCGCGGCGGGCATCGTAGACCGGATCATTTATTCAACAGTTGAATTTACAATATTAGAACGGAAGGGGACGCTCCCCGTAACTAACCTGCCAGCCGATGCACCCGTCCTTGTTGGACACATGGTCTTAGAACAATTGGACCTCTGCTTAGATATCAGAAAAGGGCTCATCTATAATCCGGACCACGGTGACGACTGGATTGAAGATGCATGGTAA
- a CDS encoding mandelate racemase/muconate lactonizing enzyme family protein: protein MKITDVKTLVMGTSWRNLTFVKVETDEGLTGISEVRMNNRTDALVAYIDGAKRRHVIGSDPFNTEDLYQRLFRDDYGRAGEIVATGISVIEIACWDIIGKALNQPVYRLLGGACRDKIKAYANGWYRVERTTEEFHAAAKRVLEKGYRALKFDPFGAGYYELSYEEKLKSVELVEAVRDAVGPDVEILVEMHGRFSPYMAIEISAELEKFKPSWVEEPVPPDNIAALAKAAEKINLPVATGERLHNKYEYRELINLQAADILQPDITQTGGFLETKKIAAMGDMCYMTVAPHNVGGPVSTASALHFAACTTNFKIQEHFNDFSEAWVKEAATGCPEVIDGYFSLPNGPGLGMELNEELIAEHPYREGSFNLFEDDWHKREY, encoded by the coding sequence ATGAAGATTACAGATGTCAAAACCCTGGTCATGGGAACCAGTTGGCGTAACCTAACGTTCGTGAAAGTTGAAACCGACGAAGGCTTAACCGGTATCAGTGAAGTGCGGATGAACAACCGTACGGACGCGCTCGTTGCCTATATCGATGGCGCGAAACGTCGCCATGTCATTGGAAGCGATCCGTTCAACACCGAAGACCTCTATCAACGTCTGTTCCGCGACGATTATGGTCGTGCCGGTGAAATCGTTGCAACCGGTATCAGCGTTATTGAGATCGCATGCTGGGATATTATCGGGAAAGCACTGAATCAGCCCGTCTACCGCTTACTCGGCGGCGCCTGCCGGGATAAAATCAAAGCGTATGCCAACGGTTGGTATCGGGTTGAACGCACGACCGAGGAGTTTCACGCTGCTGCCAAAAGGGTGCTTGAAAAAGGCTATCGAGCGCTTAAGTTCGATCCTTTCGGTGCCGGGTATTATGAACTTTCTTATGAAGAGAAGTTGAAATCCGTTGAACTCGTCGAAGCCGTCCGGGATGCCGTCGGACCCGATGTCGAAATTCTTGTTGAGATGCACGGTCGATTTAGCCCGTATATGGCAATCGAGATTTCTGCGGAATTGGAGAAATTCAAACCGAGTTGGGTTGAAGAACCTGTCCCACCGGACAACATCGCTGCACTCGCCAAAGCCGCTGAGAAGATTAACCTGCCCGTTGCCACGGGGGAACGGCTCCACAACAAATATGAATACCGAGAACTGATTAACTTACAAGCGGCGGATATTCTACAGCCTGACATCACCCAGACAGGCGGATTCTTGGAAACCAAGAAGATCGCGGCGATGGGCGATATGTGTTATATGACCGTGGCACCGCATAACGTCGGTGGACCTGTCTCTACAGCGAGTGCTTTGCACTTTGCCGCCTGTACCACGAATTTCAAGATTCAGGAGCATTTCAACGATTTCTCTGAAGCGTGGGTGAAAGAGGCTGCCACCGGGTGCCCTGAAGTCATTGACGGCTATTTTAGTCTCCCCAATGGACCCGGACTCGGTATGGAGTTGAATGAAGAACTCATCGCCGAACATCCGTATCGCGAGGGGTCATTCAACCTCTTTGAAGACGACTGGCACAAACGCGAATATTAG
- a CDS encoding sulfatase-like hydrolase/transferase, translated as MSQSDTNQPNVIVFFTDQQRWDTSGLHGNPLDLMPNFDRMAQQGTHVRRSFTCQPVCGPARSCLQTGLYATRTGCFRNGIPLSPNLKTLAHHFGEAGYATGYIGKWHLYSGGTGPGPVPTEHRGGYDYWLGSNTLEFTSDAYQTTLYDNDNNPVDLPGYRVDALTDAVIRYVDRHKNDPFYLFTSYIEPHHQNHLDDYPPPDGYRERYTGKWIPPDLATLGGSTHQHLGGYYGMVKRLDEALGRLLDALKSLHLLENTVILFTSDHGCHFKTRNGEYKRSCHKSSIRVPTAFHGPGFIGGGQVQDLVSLVDLPPTLLDAADLEVPGEMQGKSILPLLRGETDDWQEEVFVQISEAQVGRAVRTQRWKYSVDAPHKNGGSDAGSDRYVEQYLYDLQADPYELRNLIGLQSHENVTAVMRERLIRRMLEAGEEAPTIEPAPTQRSGQRRVSEAEARS; from the coding sequence ATGTCACAAAGTGATACAAATCAACCGAACGTTATCGTCTTTTTCACCGACCAGCAACGCTGGGATACCTCCGGCTTGCACGGCAATCCACTCGACTTAATGCCCAACTTCGACCGAATGGCACAACAGGGGACACACGTCCGACGTTCCTTTACGTGTCAACCCGTCTGCGGACCTGCCCGTTCCTGTCTACAAACCGGATTATACGCAACCCGCACGGGATGCTTCCGAAACGGGATTCCACTCTCACCCAACCTCAAGACCCTTGCGCACCACTTCGGTGAGGCGGGCTACGCCACTGGATACATCGGCAAGTGGCATCTCTATAGCGGCGGCACCGGTCCGGGACCTGTCCCGACAGAGCATCGCGGTGGGTATGACTACTGGTTAGGGTCCAACACCCTCGAATTCACGTCCGATGCCTATCAAACGACGCTCTACGATAACGACAATAACCCTGTCGATCTCCCCGGCTATCGTGTGGATGCGCTCACGGATGCGGTAATCCGTTACGTGGATCGGCATAAAAACGATCCGTTTTATCTCTTTACGTCATACATTGAACCGCACCACCAAAATCATCTGGACGATTATCCGCCGCCGGATGGGTATCGGGAACGGTACACCGGGAAATGGATACCGCCGGATCTCGCCACGCTCGGGGGGTCGACACACCAGCATTTAGGCGGTTACTACGGTATGGTGAAAAGGCTCGACGAAGCGCTCGGCAGACTTCTGGATGCCCTCAAGAGCCTCCATCTACTTGAGAATACTGTCATTCTCTTTACCTCTGACCACGGGTGTCATTTCAAAACCCGTAACGGTGAATACAAACGCTCGTGTCACAAGAGTTCCATCCGTGTCCCGACGGCGTTCCACGGACCCGGATTCATCGGGGGTGGGCAGGTCCAAGACCTCGTTAGCCTTGTGGATCTCCCGCCGACGCTCCTGGATGCCGCCGACTTGGAAGTCCCCGGTGAGATGCAGGGAAAATCCATTCTACCCCTGCTACGTGGGGAAACAGATGACTGGCAAGAGGAGGTTTTCGTCCAAATCAGCGAGGCACAAGTCGGACGTGCCGTCCGGACGCAACGCTGGAAATACAGCGTGGATGCACCCCACAAAAATGGCGGGAGTGATGCCGGATCGGACCGGTATGTCGAGCAGTATCTCTATGACCTCCAAGCGGATCCTTACGAGTTGCGGAATCTTATTGGATTGCAATCGCACGAAAATGTCACAGCGGTGATGCGGGAACGGCTCATTCGCCGTATGTTAGAAGCCGGCGAAGAGGCACCTACAATAGAACCCGCACCTACACAAAGAAGTGGACAACGCCGCGTCTCCGAAGCAGAAGCGAGAAGTTAA
- a CDS encoding GxxExxY protein produces MVDERYKYSELTGKIIRCAMEVHSTLRNGFQEFIYQKALEIEMAGQGIAFAREFEMPLSYKGQQIGSRRVDFLVENCISVELKAVIQLENAHLAQALNYLEIYNLEVGLLINFGSTRLDFRRLVNKKFTPDL; encoded by the coding sequence ATGGTAGATGAGAGATATAAGTATTCGGAATTGACAGGAAAGATAATCAGATGTGCGATGGAGGTACATTCTACGTTGAGGAATGGATTTCAAGAGTTTATCTATCAAAAAGCTTTGGAGATAGAGATGGCGGGTCAAGGTATTGCGTTTGCGCGCGAATTTGAGATGCCTCTCTCCTACAAAGGACAGCAGATCGGGAGCAGAAGGGTTGATTTCTTAGTAGAAAACTGTATTTCTGTTGAATTGAAAGCCGTTATTCAATTGGAAAACGCCCATCTGGCGCAGGCTCTCAATTATCTCGAGATTTATAATCTGGAAGTAGGGTTGTTAATAAACTTTGGATCTACGCGCTTGGATTTTAGAAGGCTTGTGAATAAAAAGTTCACCCCGGACCTGTGA
- a CDS encoding formylglycine-generating enzyme family protein: MVLIPAGAFQMGSTTGDVDEAPVHTVELDAFYMDQHEVTNAKYQVFVVATGHPDPRGIGYTAVYELLKQGYEPWRDPDFNHPDQPVTTVTWFDAVAYCEWAGKRLPTEAEWEKAARGGLEGARYPWGDAEPNHTSANFADRQTEFEWRSAGVNDGYLFTAPVGTFPPNGYGLYDMAGNVWEWCADWYSSTYYSDMRGPERPLRNPKGPDAGERRVLRGGTWYRAVHTIRNAERISDYPNNSLNVVGFRCARDVP; encoded by the coding sequence ATGGTGCTGATTCCGGCAGGCGCCTTTCAGATGGGAAGTACCACCGGCGATGTGGACGAAGCACCCGTACACACAGTGGAACTTGATGCGTTTTACATGGATCAACACGAAGTAACAAATGCTAAATATCAGGTGTTTGTCGTCGCAACGGGGCACCCGGATCCACGCGGCATCGGCTATACCGCTGTCTACGAACTTCTCAAACAGGGTTACGAACCGTGGCGTGACCCGGATTTCAATCACCCAGATCAACCCGTCACAACGGTGACGTGGTTTGATGCCGTTGCCTACTGTGAGTGGGCAGGCAAACGGTTGCCGACGGAGGCGGAATGGGAGAAAGCCGCACGCGGTGGCTTAGAAGGCGCACGCTATCCATGGGGTGATGCCGAACCGAATCATACGAGTGCCAACTTCGCTGACAGGCAAACGGAATTTGAGTGGCGGAGTGCCGGTGTAAACGATGGATACCTTTTTACTGCACCCGTTGGAACGTTTCCTCCCAACGGTTACGGTTTGTATGATATGGCGGGGAATGTCTGGGAATGGTGTGCGGACTGGTACAGTTCAACCTACTACAGCGACATGCGAGGTCCGGAGCGTCCGCTTCGGAATCCGAAGGGACCTGATGCCGGTGAACGCCGCGTTTTACGGGGCGGAACGTGGTACCGTGCTGTGCACACGATTCGTAATGCTGAGCGCATCAGTGATTATCCGAACAATAGCCTGAACGTCGTCGGGTTTCGATGTGCCAGGGATGTCCCGTAA
- a CDS encoding LamG domain-containing protein codes for MRLTIIVTVLLCCLLPIATRAELPLDDLALYMSFDDVQGNKVMDGSENGNTGTIVKASLAKGKGKYGDAMEFKGGDNHVLIKDSNSLSIADEVTISAWVNWNDAPGNGWLCIMANGMQGGPWENYGLFVNRGSRYFYFTLSVGGEGAHKVMNSGAGTTEPEKWTHCVCTYDGKDAKIYVDGDLRNSAPHGGKLIAGEQDLRLGHRGGSGHWYNGLLDEVAVFSVALDEDQVKEASGNIDEALDVHARGKLATVWGRVKAGQ; via the coding sequence ATGAGATTAACGATCATCGTAACTGTCTTGCTCTGTTGCCTGTTACCGATAGCGACGCGGGCGGAATTGCCCCTTGACGATCTCGCGCTCTATATGTCTTTTGACGACGTTCAAGGCAACAAAGTTATGGACGGTTCAGAAAACGGAAACACTGGCACGATTGTGAAGGCATCGCTTGCGAAGGGTAAAGGGAAATACGGCGACGCAATGGAATTCAAAGGTGGAGATAATCATGTCCTCATCAAAGATTCAAATTCGCTCTCAATTGCGGATGAGGTCACGATTTCTGCGTGGGTGAACTGGAACGATGCCCCCGGTAATGGCTGGTTGTGTATCATGGCGAACGGAATGCAGGGTGGACCGTGGGAAAACTACGGACTCTTTGTCAACCGTGGCAGTCGATATTTCTACTTCACACTGTCTGTGGGGGGAGAGGGTGCCCATAAGGTGATGAATTCTGGGGCCGGTACAACCGAGCCCGAGAAGTGGACGCATTGTGTTTGTACCTACGATGGCAAAGATGCTAAAATTTATGTTGATGGCGATCTGAGAAATTCGGCACCGCATGGAGGCAAATTGATTGCCGGAGAACAGGATTTAAGGCTCGGTCATCGCGGTGGAAGCGGGCACTGGTACAACGGCTTGCTCGATGAAGTCGCGGTGTTTTCGGTCGCTTTAGATGAGGATCAGGTTAAAGAGGCGAGTGGCAACATCGACGAGGCACTTGATGTTCACGCACGTGGCAAACTCGCAACCGTCTGGGGTAGAGTGAAGGCGGGACAGTAG